The following are encoded together in the Citrus sinensis cultivar Valencia sweet orange chromosome 1, DVS_A1.0, whole genome shotgun sequence genome:
- the LOC102616576 gene encoding probable caffeoyl-CoA O-methyltransferase At4g26220, giving the protein MAEKAKKAASSKGLLQSEELYRYILETSVYPREPEHLKEIRDVTADHPRAMMSTAPDAGQLMAMLLKLVNAKKTIEIGVFTGYSLLLTALTIPEDGQIMAIDVNRETYEIGLPVIKKAGVDHKINFIESEALSVLDQLLKDSENEGSFDYAFVDADKVNYWNYHERLMKLLKVGGIAVYDNTLWGGTVAMSEEQVPDHLRGGRQATLDLNRSLADDPRIQLSHVPLGDGITICWRIF; this is encoded by the exons ATGGcagaaaaggcaaaaaaagCAGCAAGTAGCAAGGGATTGTTGCAAAGTGAAGAGTTATACAGG TATATCCTGGAGACGAGTGTTTACCCAAGAGAGCCAGAGCATCTGAAGGAGATAAGGGACGTTACTGCTGACCATCCAAG GGCCATGATGAGTACTGCACCAGATGCAGGTCAGTTAATGGCCATGCTCTTGAAGCTAGTGAATGCCAAGAAAACTATTGAAATTGGAGTTTTCACTGGATATTCTCTTCTCCTCACTGCACTTACAATTCCAGAGGATGGTCAG ATTATGGCAATTGATGTGAATCGTGAGACATATGAAATAGGATTACCTGTCATTAAAAAGGCTGGAGTTGATCACAAGATAAACTTCATTGAGTCCGAGGCACTATCAGTTCTTGATCAGCTACTAAAAGAT AGTGAAAATGAAGGCAGCTTTGACTATGCTTTTGTGGATGCTGACAAGGTCAACTACTGGAACTACCATGAGAGGTTGATGAAGTTGTTGAAAGTGGGCGGTATAGCTGTATATGACAACACACTCTGGGGGGGAACAGTTGCAATGTCTGAAGAGCAGGTTCCGGACCATTTAAGAGGTGGCAGGCAAGCAACATTGGACCTTAACAGATCACTTGCGGATGATCCTCGTATCCAACTTTCTCATGTTCCTTTAGGTGATGGGATCACAATCTGCTGGCGTATATTCTAA